A section of the Spirochaetota bacterium genome encodes:
- a CDS encoding ribosome biogenesis GTPase Der, which yields MVRSVRNNGGLMAKNLPVVTIVGRQNVGKSTLFNALIQQKKAIVDPMPGLTRDILSCAVTHDEAAFMLCDTPGLDIRDPSQLSQTILENTKAFLGTSSVIILLFENPAPSSFDYELSDIVRKLSLPTIVAVNKMDSAEEYENLSNFYEMGFSEVLPLAAQSRTNMGLLLDAIVRELPVRRQAAAESDMRIAIVGRPNCGKSTLLNSLTGFTRSVVSDVPGTTRDSVDEELTFQGRRLTVIDTAGIRRKSKITENVDFYSVTRTRDSIRRADVVVHLIDAQAGLTETDKKISDEILTAHKPLIIAINKWDAIEKDTKTFQAFKEKLVFQFYRAGDFPIISISAKEKQRIHKLLELAMDLNDRANTRIDTPRLNKIMEGIQRSRRLPLLGDTLKIYYITQTESRPPKFKLFVNRPELFRKDVVRFLEKELQNQLGATGIPMVLIIEGKKRDNARRGR from the coding sequence ATGGTGCGTTCAGTGCGCAACAATGGAGGCCTCATGGCAAAAAATTTACCCGTGGTAACGATAGTGGGCAGGCAAAACGTGGGGAAATCCACGCTTTTCAACGCGCTCATCCAGCAGAAAAAGGCGATCGTCGATCCCATGCCGGGGCTCACGCGCGACATTCTTTCGTGCGCGGTCACGCATGACGAGGCGGCCTTCATGCTCTGCGATACGCCCGGCCTCGATATCCGCGATCCCTCGCAGCTTTCGCAGACCATACTTGAAAACACGAAGGCCTTTCTTGGCACTTCGAGCGTGATCATCCTTCTGTTCGAGAATCCCGCGCCCAGCTCGTTCGATTACGAGCTTTCGGACATAGTGCGGAAGCTCTCGCTCCCCACGATCGTGGCGGTAAACAAGATGGACAGCGCCGAGGAATATGAAAACCTCTCAAATTTTTACGAGATGGGATTCTCGGAGGTCCTTCCGCTGGCGGCGCAATCGCGGACGAACATGGGCCTCCTGCTCGACGCGATCGTGCGCGAGCTCCCCGTCCGCCGGCAGGCGGCGGCCGAGAGCGACATGAGGATCGCGATCGTGGGAAGGCCCAATTGCGGGAAGTCGACGCTGCTGAATTCCCTCACCGGCTTCACCCGTTCCGTGGTGTCGGACGTGCCCGGAACGACGCGCGATTCGGTGGACGAGGAGCTCACGTTCCAGGGAAGACGGCTCACGGTCATCGACACCGCGGGAATCCGGAGAAAAAGCAAGATCACCGAAAACGTGGATTTCTATTCGGTGACGCGCACCAGGGATTCGATCAGGCGCGCCGACGTGGTCGTCCATCTTATCGACGCCCAGGCGGGCCTCACCGAAACGGACAAGAAGATCTCGGACGAGATTCTTACGGCGCACAAGCCCCTGATCATCGCGATAAACAAGTGGGACGCGATAGAGAAAGATACGAAGACCTTCCAGGCATTCAAGGAAAAGCTCGTATTTCAGTTCTACCGGGCGGGCGACTTTCCCATCATTTCCATCTCCGCGAAGGAGAAGCAGCGCATCCACAAGCTGCTCGAGCTGGCCATGGATCTCAACGATCGCGCGAACACGCGCATCGACACCCCCCGGCTCAACAAGATCATGGAGGGGATACAGCGCTCGCGGCGGCTCCCCCTGCTTGGCGACACGCTGAAGATATACTATATCACCCAGACCGAAAGCAGGCCCCCGAAGTTCAAGCTGTTCGTGAACCGGCCGGAGCTTTTCAGAAAGGACGTCGTGCGGTTTCTCGAAAAGGAGCTTCAGAATCAGCTGGGGGCGACGGGGATTCCCATGGTGCTCATCATCGAGGGAAAGAAGAGGGACAACGCGCGCCGGGGGCGCTGA
- a CDS encoding nucleoside-diphosphate kinase yields the protein MEQTLIIIKPDGLVKSLTGNILSRLAEAKLIIVGAKAVHVSRDLAVTHYEHLKDKPFFEELIDYIMGKLHGSNRVVAFVYQGENAIQRIRDIVGHTDPEKANPVSIRGAYGRITTSGVFENVVHASSSPEDAEKEIKLWFQPYELVEDIYPVKETVLKEVKTTVWA from the coding sequence ATGGAGCAGACGCTCATCATCATCAAGCCCGACGGACTCGTGAAGTCCCTCACGGGCAACATCCTCTCGAGGCTCGCCGAGGCGAAGCTCATTATCGTGGGCGCGAAGGCGGTCCACGTGAGCAGGGACCTCGCGGTGACGCATTACGAGCATTTAAAAGACAAACCCTTCTTCGAAGAGCTCATCGACTACATCATGGGCAAGCTCCACGGATCCAACCGGGTCGTCGCCTTCGTCTACCAGGGTGAGAACGCGATCCAGCGCATACGCGATATCGTGGGCCACACCGATCCCGAGAAGGCCAACCCCGTGAGCATCCGCGGCGCCTACGGGCGCATCACCACCTCGGGCGTGTTCGAGAACGTCGTGCACGCATCCTCAAGCCCCGAGGACGCCGAGAAGGAAATCAAGCTCTGGTTTCAGCCCTACGAGCTGGTCGAGGATATCTACCCGGTCAAAGAGACCGTGCTCAAGGAAGTCAAAACAACCGTGTGGGCCTGA
- the recR gene encoding recombination protein RecR: MPASLEALIRELSRLPGVGPKSASRLAFHILKAGREDVERLSRALVTVKSSITRCARCGGIAEAEYCAICTDPARDHAIICVVEEANDVLTVEKTGEFKGTYHVLGGVIAPLDGIGPDDLNITSLLERVPREGVREIIVATNPTVEGDATSLYLAGLIKPLSVRVMRIAHGLPAGADLEFADSVTIARSIAGRVDL; the protein is encoded by the coding sequence ATGCCCGCAAGCCTTGAAGCGCTCATCCGCGAGCTTTCCCGCCTGCCGGGGGTAGGGCCTAAAAGCGCCTCCAGGCTCGCGTTCCATATCCTGAAGGCCGGCCGGGAGGACGTGGAGAGGCTCTCACGGGCGCTCGTCACCGTGAAATCAAGCATCACCCGCTGCGCCCGCTGCGGCGGGATAGCCGAGGCCGAGTATTGCGCGATCTGCACGGATCCCGCGCGGGACCATGCGATTATCTGCGTGGTGGAAGAAGCCAATGACGTGCTCACGGTGGAAAAGACCGGGGAATTCAAGGGGACCTACCACGTGCTGGGAGGGGTGATCGCGCCGCTGGACGGGATCGGTCCGGACGACCTTAACATAACGAGCCTGCTGGAGCGCGTCCCCCGGGAAGGGGTGCGCGAGATTATCGTCGCCACGAACCCCACGGTCGAGGGGGACGCGACAAGCCTCTACCTGGCGGGGCTCATCAAGCCCCTGAGCGTGCGGGTCATGCGGATCGCGCACGGTCTTCCCGCCGGCGCCGACCTGGAATTCGCCGACAGCGTCACCATCGCGCGTTCGATAGCGGGAAGGGTGGACCTTTAG
- a CDS encoding RluA family pseudouridine synthase, translated as MAIEHYEITVPEEYHLERADVFLASALEIDLSRSYVQKLIKGGHILANGAPFKANYKIKTGDILHIAIPEPETLDVVPENLPLDILYQDESIAVINKAAGMVVHPSPGNWNHTLVNALLFHLKDLSSIGGTLRPGIVHRLDKDTAGIMVVAKNDAAHQALTAEFAARGVDKRYIAVVVGKPKIAHELIEEPIARHPVYRHKMTVREDGREAVTELFCTKIWHAEQGVFSLFDVRLHTGRTHQIRVHLSSRGLPIVGDPIYSKKWDRYRVPFLLLASVFLEFTHPVKGGRMKFQIEPPVHITEFIRKLERNN; from the coding sequence ATGGCTATCGAACACTACGAAATAACCGTCCCCGAGGAGTATCACCTCGAGCGCGCCGATGTCTTCCTGGCGAGCGCGCTGGAGATTGACCTCTCGCGGAGCTACGTACAGAAGCTTATCAAGGGCGGTCACATCCTCGCGAACGGCGCCCCGTTCAAGGCGAACTACAAGATCAAAACCGGCGACATACTTCATATCGCCATACCCGAACCGGAAACGCTCGACGTGGTCCCGGAAAACCTGCCGCTTGATATCCTGTACCAGGACGAGTCTATCGCCGTCATCAATAAAGCCGCGGGCATGGTAGTGCACCCTTCCCCCGGAAACTGGAACCATACGCTCGTGAACGCGCTCCTGTTCCACCTTAAAGACCTCTCTTCAATCGGGGGTACCCTGAGACCGGGAATCGTGCACCGCCTGGACAAGGACACCGCGGGCATCATGGTCGTCGCGAAAAACGACGCGGCCCACCAGGCGCTCACTGCCGAATTCGCCGCGCGCGGCGTCGACAAACGGTATATCGCGGTGGTCGTCGGCAAGCCTAAAATCGCGCACGAGCTCATCGAGGAGCCGATCGCCCGGCACCCGGTATACCGTCACAAGATGACCGTACGGGAGGACGGACGAGAGGCCGTGACCGAGCTTTTCTGCACGAAGATATGGCACGCGGAGCAGGGGGTGTTTTCCCTCTTCGACGTGCGGCTGCACACGGGACGCACGCACCAGATTCGCGTGCACCTGTCTTCCCGGGGGCTTCCCATCGTGGGGGATCCCATCTATTCGAAAAAATGGGACCGGTACCGCGTACCATTCCTGCTGCTCGCCTCCGTGTTCCTGGAATTCACCCATCCCGTCAAGGGCGGCCGCATGAAATTCCAGATTGAACCCCCCGTGCACATAACTGAATTTATTCGAAAGCTCGAAAGGAACAACTGA
- a CDS encoding adenylate kinase, whose translation MRVILLGAPGAGKGTISSLLVGKYGIVQVSTGDILRNEVKKASAVGKQAAEYMNAGALVPDEVIMDCIRERLKEPDCAKGFILDGFPRTRAQADALKALLAGMGLKLDAVVNLEAPEDVLLKRLTSRRTCSNTNCQAIFNIYTKPPRVEGKCDVCGSPVIQRDDETEPVIQARLATYREKTAPLIEYYAKDPEFFSVPCLDAKECFSAIDARLKK comes from the coding sequence ATGAGAGTTATACTGCTCGGAGCGCCGGGCGCGGGGAAGGGGACCATCTCCTCGCTCCTGGTCGGGAAATACGGCATCGTCCAGGTATCCACCGGCGACATCCTCCGCAACGAGGTGAAAAAGGCCTCGGCGGTGGGGAAGCAGGCGGCCGAATACATGAATGCCGGCGCGCTCGTTCCGGACGAAGTCATTATGGATTGCATCCGGGAGCGCTTGAAAGAGCCCGATTGCGCGAAGGGCTTCATCCTGGACGGGTTTCCGCGCACGCGCGCACAGGCCGATGCGCTCAAGGCGCTGCTTGCCGGGATGGGCCTGAAGCTGGACGCTGTGGTGAACCTCGAGGCGCCCGAGGACGTGCTCCTGAAAAGGCTCACGAGCAGGCGCACCTGCTCGAACACCAACTGCCAGGCGATATTCAATATCTATACGAAGCCCCCCCGGGTGGAGGGGAAATGTGACGTGTGCGGCAGCCCCGTCATTCAGCGCGACGACGAGACCGAGCCCGTCATACAGGCGCGCCTGGCGACGTACCGCGAAAAGACGGCGCCGCTCATCGAGTATTACGCGAAGGACCCGGAATTCTTCTCCGTGCCCTGCCTCGACGCGAAGGAATGCTTTTCGGCGATCGACGCGCGTTTGAAGAAATAG
- the dnaX gene encoding DNA polymerase III subunit gamma/tau yields MSYQVIARKWRPQEFDGVIFQDHVSRTIKNGIKKGRISHAFLFSGPRGVGKTTMARILARALNCVNGPTESPCGVCEHCTEIRAGNSFDVIEIDGASNSGVDHIRELRENVNFAPAKCRYKVYIIDEVHMLSREAFNALLKTLEEPPAHIVFVFATTEFHRIPETILSRCQKFFFKKISIDAIVAHLASIVKAEGFSIDPKALYPVARAADGSMRDAQSLLDQMLSFAEGEVGEEDALAILGVVPLGSYLLLLETMSAGGRREAVMEVDRVIELGVDIARYAAGLVDAIRALRLVKNGIAVQELLGYSAEETAAITALAGRFVDEELSGIFRIGSDLLADLRTSANERINLEMALLDMIALKNAPSIAALLKMLDEGGPIRPSAGDAKSAPANPAAEKSAPAKPARPAEARAPRTDEKLLPKKQSNAKAAPQGVPSDAQMRAAWRDLIKEIETTRSFLHFNLKEARVELRDRTLAIIFPEGGGHEYNSRVLDRAAQDFIKEELLKRTGFEAGLFVTSGPRVREEEPAIEEAPPPPEAEMIMNPETDEIKMTNPVVEKVRDAFSGKILEKGDE; encoded by the coding sequence ATGTCATATCAGGTAATAGCCCGGAAATGGCGCCCCCAGGAGTTTGACGGCGTCATCTTCCAGGATCATGTTTCCCGCACAATAAAAAACGGCATAAAGAAGGGGCGCATCTCGCACGCATTCCTGTTTTCGGGACCGCGCGGGGTGGGGAAGACCACCATGGCCCGCATCCTCGCGCGCGCGCTCAATTGCGTGAACGGTCCCACCGAGAGCCCCTGCGGCGTCTGCGAGCACTGCACCGAGATTCGCGCGGGGAATTCGTTCGACGTCATCGAGATCGACGGGGCGTCCAACAGCGGGGTCGATCATATCCGCGAGCTGCGTGAGAACGTCAATTTCGCGCCCGCGAAGTGCCGCTACAAGGTCTACATCATCGACGAGGTGCACATGCTTTCGCGGGAGGCCTTTAACGCCCTCCTGAAAACGCTCGAGGAGCCGCCCGCGCATATCGTCTTCGTCTTTGCCACTACCGAGTTCCACCGCATCCCCGAGACCATACTCTCGCGCTGCCAGAAATTCTTTTTCAAGAAGATATCGATCGACGCCATCGTCGCCCATCTCGCCTCCATCGTGAAGGCCGAGGGCTTCTCGATCGACCCGAAAGCCCTTTATCCCGTGGCCCGCGCCGCCGACGGCTCCATGCGCGACGCGCAGTCGCTCCTGGACCAGATGCTCTCCTTCGCCGAGGGCGAGGTCGGGGAGGAGGACGCCCTCGCGATCCTGGGGGTGGTGCCGCTGGGAAGCTACCTGCTCCTCCTGGAAACCATGTCCGCGGGCGGCCGCCGGGAGGCGGTCATGGAGGTGGACCGCGTGATCGAGCTGGGCGTGGACATCGCGCGCTACGCCGCCGGGCTCGTGGACGCGATACGCGCGCTCCGGCTCGTGAAGAACGGCATTGCGGTGCAGGAGCTTTTAGGCTATTCGGCCGAGGAGACGGCGGCGATAACGGCGCTTGCCGGGCGCTTCGTCGACGAGGAGCTCTCGGGAATTTTCAGGATCGGGAGCGATCTCCTGGCCGACCTGCGCACCTCCGCGAACGAAAGGATAAACCTTGAAATGGCGCTGCTGGACATGATCGCCCTCAAGAACGCCCCCTCCATCGCCGCGCTTCTTAAAATGCTCGACGAGGGGGGTCCGATACGGCCATCGGCCGGGGACGCGAAATCCGCCCCGGCGAACCCGGCGGCGGAAAAGTCCGCCCCTGCGAAGCCCGCGCGCCCGGCGGAGGCCAGGGCCCCCAGGACCGATGAAAAGCTTCTCCCTAAAAAACAGTCCAATGCGAAGGCGGCACCCCAGGGCGTTCCCTCGGACGCGCAGATGCGCGCGGCATGGCGCGATCTCATCAAGGAGATCGAGACCACGCGCTCCTTCCTCCATTTCAATCTCAAGGAGGCCCGCGTCGAGCTTCGCGACAGGACGCTCGCGATAATATTCCCCGAGGGCGGTGGTCACGAATACAACAGCAGGGTGCTCGACAGGGCCGCGCAGGATTTCATTAAGGAAGAATTGTTAAAGCGCACCGGCTTCGAAGCGGGCCTGTTCGTAACCTCGGGGCCGCGTGTGCGCGAGGAAGAGCCCGCAATCGAGGAGGCCCCGCCTCCGCCGGAGGCGGAGATGATCATGAACCCCGAGACGGATGAGATCAAGATGACGAATCCCGTCGTGGAAAAAGTCAGGGACGCGTTCAGCGGCAAGATACTGGAAAAAGGAGACGAATGA
- the tsaB gene encoding tRNA (adenosine(37)-N6)-threonylcarbamoyltransferase complex dimerization subunit type 1 TsaB — protein sequence MRGELQLNTLVIDTSTSMELIAARKGERVSDMTTPAERSHSATLFDLVRRALEAVGLDVREIELIGVGIGPGSFTGIRISVSAARTLAQVLGVPLVGVPSALLYAVSCGAQEGRHVLVAFDAKKDRVFGALYEAAGPGGIPRTLMEPGDYEIGHLASGARPDALCLGDGALRYREHLTHALPAHVMIESSRPSGADALDLVEALYRARPDEYRGYEHVLPLYARRSDAEIILEKKKSGGA from the coding sequence ATGCGAGGAGAATTACAATTGAACACCCTGGTGATTGATACCTCGACCTCAATGGAGCTCATAGCCGCGCGCAAGGGGGAGCGAGTCTCCGACATGACCACGCCCGCGGAACGGTCCCACTCGGCGACGCTGTTCGACCTCGTGCGCAGGGCATTGGAGGCCGTCGGTCTGGATGTGCGCGAAATCGAGCTGATCGGCGTGGGAATCGGCCCCGGCTCGTTCACGGGAATCCGCATCTCGGTGAGCGCCGCGCGCACGCTCGCCCAGGTGCTCGGCGTCCCCCTGGTGGGGGTTCCCTCAGCGCTCCTGTACGCGGTCTCCTGCGGCGCGCAGGAAGGGCGGCACGTGCTGGTCGCCTTTGACGCGAAGAAGGACCGTGTTTTCGGGGCGCTCTACGAAGCCGCCGGTCCGGGCGGTATCCCGCGTACCCTCATGGAACCGGGAGATTACGAAATTGGACACCTCGCTTCCGGCGCCCGCCCTGACGCTCTGTGCCTTGGGGATGGGGCCCTGCGCTATCGCGAACATCTTACACACGCGCTTCCGGCGCATGTCATGATCGAATCATCGCGTCCCTCGGGTGCGGACGCGCTCGATCTCGTGGAGGCCCTCTACCGCGCGCGTCCGGACGAGTACCGCGGCTACGAACACGTACTTCCCCTGTATGCGCGCAGATCGGACGCGGAAATTATTCTCGAAAAGAAAAAAAGCGGGGGGGCGTGA
- the tsaE gene encoding tRNA (adenosine(37)-N6)-threonylcarbamoyltransferase complex ATPase subunit type 1 TsaE, which translates to MRLGEELGREALPGAVYALTGELGAGKTVIAKGIARGLMIPDEITSPTFTLLEIYRGRLPLYHFDLYRIARADEFDELGFEEYWYGDGVSIIEWADNAAGLLPNSAVRVLSEYAGPHARRITIEHPGD; encoded by the coding sequence ATGAGGCTGGGCGAGGAGCTCGGCCGCGAGGCGCTCCCCGGCGCGGTGTACGCGCTCACGGGCGAGCTCGGGGCGGGAAAAACCGTTATCGCCAAGGGCATCGCCCGTGGGCTCATGATACCGGACGAGATCACGAGCCCCACCTTCACGCTTCTGGAAATCTACCGCGGCAGGCTTCCCCTTTACCACTTCGACCTCTACCGGATCGCGCGCGCGGACGAATTCGACGAGCTCGGCTTCGAGGAATACTGGTACGGTGACGGGGTTTCGATAATCGAGTGGGCCGATAATGCGGCGGGCCTCCTTCCAAATAGCGCAGTACGTGTCCTGAGCGAATACGCGGGGCCCCATGCGAGGAGAATTACAATTGAACACCCTGGTGATTGA
- a CDS encoding YbaB/EbfC family nucleoid-associated protein encodes MMGLGDIGQIMKLQKEFKNIQKKLQKTECEGASADGSVKARVNGEYRVTDIQVADALLKAGDAKKLEKMVIQAVNAAVDRTKEVAAQEMQKLTGGLNIPGLGNFLK; translated from the coding sequence ATGATGGGACTTGGCGATATCGGACAGATAATGAAATTGCAGAAGGAATTCAAGAACATCCAGAAAAAACTCCAGAAGACCGAATGCGAGGGCGCAAGCGCCGACGGGTCGGTCAAGGCGAGGGTGAACGGGGAATACAGGGTCACCGACATTCAGGTCGCCGATGCGCTGTTAAAGGCGGGCGACGCGAAGAAGCTCGAAAAGATGGTGATACAGGCGGTGAACGCCGCCGTCGACAGGACCAAGGAAGTCGCCGCCCAGGAGATGCAGAAACTCACCGGGGGGTTGAATATCCCCGGGCTTGGAAATTTCTTGAAGTAG
- a CDS encoding DUF1577 domain-containing protein, whose product MVNTYKQRKQRTFEEIKTRQDVLEFLKNQYDRKLLIKYSFEKREAKINEYLEDGTILVVTDPDFEGEDTIVLYGLMDKYFEIDLKVEEKRGPGYYLCAVTGMKKAMVGRRDLRFKMSAEKVVATNFKISKHTIEISDFKIPTTIKVVIDQFQNQNAKLSDIVRIDVFQAGDPIYDSIKKTGRTLFVEDVGNRESYNPANEDFLDSAGLLGDGFAQYMKKNIEKGYKSIIISPIFYITESGSSLPFAYFEVVSKKESMGMDQVLLVKDLSFKLVERIRDANTLFIPQHQQVVDMSLGGAKLMFTDENLKRYVPRAKGFIFDIVFKLQAPITIYGEIRHMFTDESSNLFVGVDFAGNSSRKDEMKRFYSVIKPMELEYKNRLLKEMKQRSK is encoded by the coding sequence ATAGTGAATACCTACAAACAGAGAAAACAGCGAACCTTTGAGGAAATTAAAACCCGCCAGGATGTGCTCGAATTCCTGAAAAACCAGTATGACAGGAAGCTGCTCATCAAGTACTCGTTCGAAAAGCGTGAGGCGAAGATAAACGAGTACCTTGAAGACGGCACGATACTCGTCGTTACCGACCCGGATTTCGAGGGGGAGGATACTATCGTCCTCTACGGGCTCATGGACAAGTATTTCGAGATAGACCTCAAGGTCGAGGAAAAGCGGGGACCGGGCTATTACCTGTGCGCCGTTACCGGGATGAAAAAGGCCATGGTGGGCAGGCGCGACCTGCGCTTCAAGATGTCCGCCGAAAAGGTGGTGGCGACCAATTTCAAGATATCAAAACACACAATCGAGATTTCGGACTTCAAGATTCCAACCACTATCAAGGTCGTGATAGACCAGTTCCAGAACCAGAACGCGAAGCTCTCCGACATCGTGCGTATCGATGTTTTCCAGGCGGGGGATCCGATTTACGACAGCATCAAGAAGACCGGCAGGACCCTGTTCGTCGAGGATGTGGGGAACAGGGAGTCGTATAACCCGGCGAACGAAGATTTTCTCGACAGCGCCGGGCTGCTCGGGGACGGTTTTGCGCAGTACATGAAGAAAAACATCGAAAAAGGATACAAATCAATCATCATCTCCCCCATATTCTACATAACGGAATCGGGGTCTTCGCTCCCCTTCGCCTATTTCGAGGTCGTTTCAAAGAAGGAGAGCATGGGTATGGACCAGGTGCTCCTCGTGAAGGATCTCTCATTCAAGCTGGTAGAGCGGATCCGGGACGCCAATACCCTGTTCATACCCCAGCACCAGCAGGTCGTTGATATGAGCCTTGGGGGAGCGAAGCTCATGTTCACGGACGAAAACCTGAAGCGCTATGTCCCGCGCGCCAAGGGCTTCATCTTCGATATCGTTTTCAAGCTCCAGGCCCCCATAACCATCTACGGGGAGATTCGCCACATGTTCACCGATGAAAGCTCAAACCTGTTCGTGGGTGTCGACTTCGCGGGAAACTCGTCCCGCAAGGACGAAATGAAGAGGTTCTATTCCGTGATCAAGCCCATGGAGCTTGAATACAAGAACCGGCTGCTCAAGGAGATGAAGCAGCGCTCCAAGTAG
- the icd gene encoding isocitrate dehydrogenase (NADP(+)) has protein sequence MKPEKIRYEDGKISVPDNPYVLFIEGDGTGPDIWRATRIALDAAVEKAYGGTKKIEWMEVLAGEKAFNETGQWLPDDTVAKIREYKVAIKGPLTTPVGGGIRSINVALRQILKLYACVRPVRYFAGVPSPVKRPERVDMIIYRENMEDLYAGIEWKEGSESARKVIDFLNNELGQQVPIDSGIGIKPISITNTKKLMRAAVNYALRNGRSSVTLMHKGNIMKFTEGSFKDWGYELAREEFSGQTITEDELWEKYDGKVPAGKIVIKDRIADSMFQQVLLRPEEYDVIATPNLNGDFISDALAAQVGGLGMAPGANIGDNEAVFEATHGTAPKYANQDKVNPGSLMLSGELMLRFMGWTQAADGLVRGIERTIAQKRVTYDLERLMEGATLLKCSEFGKAVAENI, from the coding sequence ATGAAACCCGAAAAGATACGTTACGAGGACGGAAAAATATCGGTCCCCGACAATCCTTACGTGCTCTTCATCGAGGGTGACGGCACCGGCCCCGACATCTGGCGCGCCACGAGGATCGCGCTGGACGCCGCGGTAGAAAAGGCATATGGCGGGACGAAAAAGATCGAATGGATGGAGGTGCTCGCGGGAGAGAAGGCGTTCAACGAAACCGGCCAGTGGCTCCCCGATGATACCGTCGCGAAGATCAGGGAATACAAGGTCGCGATCAAGGGCCCCCTTACGACGCCCGTGGGAGGCGGCATCCGCTCCATAAACGTCGCACTCCGGCAGATCCTTAAACTGTACGCGTGCGTGCGCCCCGTGCGCTACTTCGCGGGCGTGCCCAGCCCGGTTAAAAGGCCCGAGAGGGTCGATATGATCATCTACCGCGAAAATATGGAGGATCTCTACGCGGGCATCGAATGGAAAGAGGGGAGCGAATCGGCGCGAAAGGTGATCGACTTCCTCAACAATGAGCTGGGACAGCAGGTGCCGATAGACTCCGGCATCGGCATCAAGCCGATCAGCATCACGAACACGAAGAAGCTCATGCGCGCTGCCGTCAATTACGCATTACGGAACGGCCGGTCGAGCGTGACCCTCATGCACAAGGGCAACATCATGAAATTCACCGAGGGCTCCTTCAAGGACTGGGGCTACGAGCTCGCGCGCGAGGAATTTTCCGGCCAGACGATAACCGAGGACGAGCTCTGGGAAAAATACGACGGCAAGGTCCCCGCGGGGAAGATCGTCATCAAGGACCGCATCGCCGATTCCATGTTCCAGCAGGTGCTGCTCCGCCCGGAGGAGTACGACGTCATCGCGACGCCCAACCTGAACGGCGACTTTATCTCCGACGCACTCGCGGCGCAGGTCGGGGGGCTGGGCATGGCGCCGGGCGCGAATATCGGCGACAACGAGGCGGTCTTCGAGGCGACCCACGGCACCGCGCCCAAGTACGCGAACCAGGACAAGGTCAATCCCGGGAGCCTCATGCTTTCCGGAGAGCTCATGCTGCGCTTCATGGGATGGACCCAGGCCGCCGACGGGCTCGTGCGCGGCATCGAGCGCACCATCGCGCAGAAGCGCGTCACCTACGACCTCGAGCGCCTCATGGAGGGTGCGACGCTGCTCAAGTGCTCGGAATTCGGGAAGGCGGTTGCGGAGAATATTTGA